The following are encoded together in the Phyllopteryx taeniolatus isolate TA_2022b chromosome 21, UOR_Ptae_1.2, whole genome shotgun sequence genome:
- the LOC133470957 gene encoding zinc fingers and homeoboxes protein 1-like isoform X2, whose amino-acid sequence MASRRKSSTPCMLPPQDALRSDGDAADADGVSRPLSAEGGYECECCDFRTKTLNLFTVHLASEHPDVDADVCDYRTGSYDMLAKHNARRRPGQDKFTHTVARRSSQTDDRRTLDDPASDDRSGETGDSGAEYDTRRKDAAPRKTEDGGSEGRKGIALSKMPIMRSRAEPKKFTASHKTLAEHVIKVESEDEYEDPPALSPAPPALVTAPPPPGPVSAPLQIQAGPQSFAVNGHNVLQIKGALPAGALPAGTLAQVLSALQKQNQSQLLIPISSIPAYNAAMDNNVLLLGAYNRFPYPSPSEIVALASQTKFSEENVKVWFSAQRLKHGVSWTPEEVEDARRKRSNGTVQTLRQSVPQTITVIPANMAANGVHSIFQTCQIVGQPGLVLAQVGGGAAVANVPVAAPVALTVAGVPGNLRKAAEASAESRAETSSSSAALDSASKPKKSKEQLAELKASYGRRQFATDAEISRLMQVTGLSKRAIKKWFSDTRYNQRNSRDVHHDSGRADKDDARDDPASSAAAIVIDSSDDAGDFSPTSAPASRERRAKFRHAFPDFTPQKFKEKTSGQLAILESSFRKCDMPSDDELTRLRAQTKLTRREVNAWFSDRRKGAAPPSPASPPPTGRRVLKKTPAQLDILKKAFLRSRWPTAEEYDKMAEDCGLPRNYVVNWFGDTRYAAKNSNLKWFDLYHSGKVDETSLDGPARMPKKPRKRFRGWSRRTRRACAGKPDMHAPGEAKSAKAFPGTYFLQRRVGSEARPDHSASKSDTSERRPADEGKERLRDHRREGEEREEEAASEGGAEAKDLRRDADEEMIQEPSPRGSQSECQTCPTPAPVGSADKKVIKTRTVEQTLEEENLEEKSASVGGPFVHPFLAHVKSAHEADLAACSPHGTAEDQRTLIS is encoded by the exons ATGGCGAGCCGCAGGAAGTCCAGCACGCCGTGCATGCTTCCGCCTCAAGACGCGCTCCGCTCGGACGGCGACGCCGCGGACGCGGACGGCGTCTCCCGGCCGCTGTCGGCGGAGGGAGGATACGAGTGCGAGTGCTGCGACTTCAGGACCAAAACGCTCAACCTGTTCACCGTGCACTTGGCCTCGGAGCATCCCGACGTGGACGCCGACGTGTGCGACTACCGCACCGGGAG CTACGACATGCTCGCGAAGCACAACGCACGGCGTCGCCCGGGCCAGGACAagttcacacacacagtggcgCGACGGAGCTCCCAGACGGACGACCGGCGGACCCTCGACGACCCGGCCTCTGATGACCGCTCGGGCGAGACGGGGGACAGCGGGGCGGAGTACGACACCCGGCGTAAAGACGCGGCCCCTCGTAAGACGGAGGATGGCGGGAGCGAGGGGCGTAAAGGGATCGCCCTCAGCAAGATGCCCATCATGAGGAGCCGGGCGGAGCCCAAGAAGTTCACCGCCTCGCACAAAACGCTCGCGGAACATGTCATCAAGGTGGAGAGCGAGGACGAGTACGAAGATCCGCCCGCTCTGTCACCTGCCCCTCCGGCCCTTGTGACCGCCCCCCCTCCGCCGGGCCCCGTGTCTGCGCCGCTTCAAATCCAGGCGGGGCCGCAGAGTTTCGCGGTCAACGGCCACAACGTGCTGCAAATCAAAGGCGCCCTCCCGGCCGGCGCCCTCCCGGCCGGCACCCTGGCCCAGGTTCTGTCGGCGTTGCAGAAGCAGAATCAGAGTCAGCTCCTTATCCCCATCAGCAGCATCCCGGCCTACAACGCCGCCATGGACAACAACGTCCTTCTGCTGGGCGCCTACAACAG GTTTCCCTATCCGTCCCCGTCGGAGATTGTGGCGCTGGCGTCGCAGACCAAGTTCAGCGAGGAGAACGTCAAAGTGTGGTTCTCCGCCCAGAGGCTGAAACACGGCGTCAGCTGGACGCCGGAGGAG GTGGAGGACGCGCGCAGGAAGAGGTCCAACGGAACCGTCCAGACGCTCCGTCAAAGCGTCCCTCAGACGATCACCGTCATCCccgccaacatggccgccaacgGCGTGCACTCCATCTTCCAGACGTGTCAGATCGTCGGCCAGCCGGGCCTCGTCTTGGCGCAGGTCGGCGGCGGGGCGGCGGTCGCCAATGTTCCCGTGGCGGCCCCCGTTGCGCTGACCGTCGCCGGCGTCCCCGGGAACCTACGGAAAGCCGCGGAAGCCTCCGCCGAGTCCCGCGCGGAAACGTCATCTTCGTCCGCCGCTTTGGACTCCGCCTCCAAACCCAAAAAGTCCAAAGAGCAGCTGGCCGAGCTGAAGGCCAGCTACGGCCGGCGTCAGTTCGCCACCGACGCCGAGATCTCCCGCCTCATGCAAGTGACGGGGCTCTCCAAGCGCGCGATCAAGAAATGGTTCAGCGACACACGCTACAACCAGAGGAACTCCAGGGACGTGCACCACGACAGCGGCCGAGCCGACAAAGACGACGCCCGCGACGACCCCGCTTCCTCCGCAGCCGCCATCGTCATCGACTCCAGCGATGACGCGGGCGACTTCTCGCCGACCTCGGCCCCCGCCTCCCGGGAACGCCGCGCCAAATTCCGCCACGCCTTCCCGGATTTCACGCCCCAGAAGTTCAAGGAGAAGACTTCGGGGCAGCTCGCCATCCTGGAGTCCAGCTTCCGCAAATGCGACATGCCGTCCGACGACGAGCTGACGCGCTTGCGGGCGCAGACCAAGCTGACGCGGCGCGAAGTGAATGCCTGGTTCAGCGACAGGCGCAAGGGGGCCGCGCCCCCCTCCCCTGCCTCGCCGCCCCCCACGGGTCGCAGAGTGCTGAAGAAAACTCCGGCGCAGCTCGACATCCTAAAGAAAGCTTTTTTGCGCTCGCGGTGGCCCACGGCCGAAGAGTACGACAAGATGGCGGAGGACTGCGGTCTGCCTCGCAACTACGTGGTCAACTGGTTCGGGGACACGCGATACGCCGCCAAGAACAGCAACCTCAAGTGGTTTGACCTCTACCACAGCGGCAAG GTGGACGAGACCTCGCTGGACGGACCCGCCAGGATGCCCAAGAAGCCCAGGAAGCGTTTCCGGGGTTGGTCCAGGAGGACGCGGCGGGCGTGCGCCGGAAAACCGGACATGCACGCGCCCGGCGAG GCCAAGAGCGCGAAGGCCTTCCCGGGGACCTACTTCCTCCAGCGGCGAGTCGGGAGCGAGGCCCGCCCGGACCACTCGGCGTCCAAGTCGGACACGAGCGAGCGGCGCCCGGCCGACGAGGGGAAGGAGCGCCTGCGCGACCACCGACGGGAAGGCGAAGAGCGGGAAGAGGAGGCGGCCAGCGAAGGGGGCGCGGAGGCAAAAGACCTCCGCCGGGACGCCGACGAGGAAATGATCCAGGAACCGTCTCCTCGCGGGAGCCAATCGGAGTGCCAAAC
- the LOC133470957 gene encoding zinc fingers and homeoboxes protein 1-like isoform X3, with protein MASRRKSSTPCMLPPQDALRSDGDAADADGVSRPLSAEGGYECECCDFRTKTLNLFTVHLASEHPDVDADVCDYRTGSYDMLAKHNARRRPGQDKFTHTVARRSSQTDDRRTLDDPASDDRSGETGDSGAEYDTRRKDAAPRKTEDGGSEGRKGIALSKMPIMRSRAEPKKFTASHKTLAEHVIKVESEDEYEDPPALSPAPPALVTAPPPPGPVSAPLQIQAGPQSFAVNGHNVLQIKGALPAGALPAGTLAQVLSALQKQNQSQLLIPISSIPAYNAAMDNNVLLLGAYNRFPYPSPSEIVALASQTKFSEENVKVWFSAQRLKHGVSWTPEEVEDARRKRSNGTVQTLRQSVPQTITVIPANMAANGVHSIFQTCQIVGQPGLVLAQVGGGAAVANVPVAAPVALTVAGVPGNLRKAAEASAESRAETSSSSAALDSASKPKKSKEQLAELKASYGRRQFATDAEISRLMQVTGLSKRAIKKWFSDTRYNQRNSRDVHHDSGRADKDDARDDPASSAAAIVIDSSDDAGDFSPTSAPASRERRAKFRHAFPDFTPQKFKEKTSGQLAILESSFRKCDMPSDDELTRLRAQTKLTRREVNAWFSDRRKGAAPPSPASPPPTGRRVLKKTPAQLDILKKAFLRSRWPTAEEYDKMAEDCGLPRNYVVNWFGDTRYAAKNSNLKWFDLYHSGKVDETSLDGPARMPKKPRKRFRGWSRRTRRACAGKPDMHAPGEAKSAKAFPGTYFLQRRVGSEARPDHSASKSDTSERRPADEGKERLRDHRREGEEREEEAASEGGAEAKDLRRDADEEMIQEPSPRGSQSECQTLCIQQMSDSRSSRQCRQKGNKNPDCGANARGGEFGGKKCKRGRPICPSVSGSCQVRT; from the exons ATGGCGAGCCGCAGGAAGTCCAGCACGCCGTGCATGCTTCCGCCTCAAGACGCGCTCCGCTCGGACGGCGACGCCGCGGACGCGGACGGCGTCTCCCGGCCGCTGTCGGCGGAGGGAGGATACGAGTGCGAGTGCTGCGACTTCAGGACCAAAACGCTCAACCTGTTCACCGTGCACTTGGCCTCGGAGCATCCCGACGTGGACGCCGACGTGTGCGACTACCGCACCGGGAG CTACGACATGCTCGCGAAGCACAACGCACGGCGTCGCCCGGGCCAGGACAagttcacacacacagtggcgCGACGGAGCTCCCAGACGGACGACCGGCGGACCCTCGACGACCCGGCCTCTGATGACCGCTCGGGCGAGACGGGGGACAGCGGGGCGGAGTACGACACCCGGCGTAAAGACGCGGCCCCTCGTAAGACGGAGGATGGCGGGAGCGAGGGGCGTAAAGGGATCGCCCTCAGCAAGATGCCCATCATGAGGAGCCGGGCGGAGCCCAAGAAGTTCACCGCCTCGCACAAAACGCTCGCGGAACATGTCATCAAGGTGGAGAGCGAGGACGAGTACGAAGATCCGCCCGCTCTGTCACCTGCCCCTCCGGCCCTTGTGACCGCCCCCCCTCCGCCGGGCCCCGTGTCTGCGCCGCTTCAAATCCAGGCGGGGCCGCAGAGTTTCGCGGTCAACGGCCACAACGTGCTGCAAATCAAAGGCGCCCTCCCGGCCGGCGCCCTCCCGGCCGGCACCCTGGCCCAGGTTCTGTCGGCGTTGCAGAAGCAGAATCAGAGTCAGCTCCTTATCCCCATCAGCAGCATCCCGGCCTACAACGCCGCCATGGACAACAACGTCCTTCTGCTGGGCGCCTACAACAG GTTTCCCTATCCGTCCCCGTCGGAGATTGTGGCGCTGGCGTCGCAGACCAAGTTCAGCGAGGAGAACGTCAAAGTGTGGTTCTCCGCCCAGAGGCTGAAACACGGCGTCAGCTGGACGCCGGAGGAG GTGGAGGACGCGCGCAGGAAGAGGTCCAACGGAACCGTCCAGACGCTCCGTCAAAGCGTCCCTCAGACGATCACCGTCATCCccgccaacatggccgccaacgGCGTGCACTCCATCTTCCAGACGTGTCAGATCGTCGGCCAGCCGGGCCTCGTCTTGGCGCAGGTCGGCGGCGGGGCGGCGGTCGCCAATGTTCCCGTGGCGGCCCCCGTTGCGCTGACCGTCGCCGGCGTCCCCGGGAACCTACGGAAAGCCGCGGAAGCCTCCGCCGAGTCCCGCGCGGAAACGTCATCTTCGTCCGCCGCTTTGGACTCCGCCTCCAAACCCAAAAAGTCCAAAGAGCAGCTGGCCGAGCTGAAGGCCAGCTACGGCCGGCGTCAGTTCGCCACCGACGCCGAGATCTCCCGCCTCATGCAAGTGACGGGGCTCTCCAAGCGCGCGATCAAGAAATGGTTCAGCGACACACGCTACAACCAGAGGAACTCCAGGGACGTGCACCACGACAGCGGCCGAGCCGACAAAGACGACGCCCGCGACGACCCCGCTTCCTCCGCAGCCGCCATCGTCATCGACTCCAGCGATGACGCGGGCGACTTCTCGCCGACCTCGGCCCCCGCCTCCCGGGAACGCCGCGCCAAATTCCGCCACGCCTTCCCGGATTTCACGCCCCAGAAGTTCAAGGAGAAGACTTCGGGGCAGCTCGCCATCCTGGAGTCCAGCTTCCGCAAATGCGACATGCCGTCCGACGACGAGCTGACGCGCTTGCGGGCGCAGACCAAGCTGACGCGGCGCGAAGTGAATGCCTGGTTCAGCGACAGGCGCAAGGGGGCCGCGCCCCCCTCCCCTGCCTCGCCGCCCCCCACGGGTCGCAGAGTGCTGAAGAAAACTCCGGCGCAGCTCGACATCCTAAAGAAAGCTTTTTTGCGCTCGCGGTGGCCCACGGCCGAAGAGTACGACAAGATGGCGGAGGACTGCGGTCTGCCTCGCAACTACGTGGTCAACTGGTTCGGGGACACGCGATACGCCGCCAAGAACAGCAACCTCAAGTGGTTTGACCTCTACCACAGCGGCAAG GTGGACGAGACCTCGCTGGACGGACCCGCCAGGATGCCCAAGAAGCCCAGGAAGCGTTTCCGGGGTTGGTCCAGGAGGACGCGGCGGGCGTGCGCCGGAAAACCGGACATGCACGCGCCCGGCGAG GCCAAGAGCGCGAAGGCCTTCCCGGGGACCTACTTCCTCCAGCGGCGAGTCGGGAGCGAGGCCCGCCCGGACCACTCGGCGTCCAAGTCGGACACGAGCGAGCGGCGCCCGGCCGACGAGGGGAAGGAGCGCCTGCGCGACCACCGACGGGAAGGCGAAGAGCGGGAAGAGGAGGCGGCCAGCGAAGGGGGCGCGGAGGCAAAAGACCTCCGCCGGGACGCCGACGAGGAAATGATCCAGGAACCGTCTCCTCGCGGGAGCCAATCGGAGTGCCAAAC
- the LOC133470957 gene encoding zinc fingers and homeoboxes protein 1-like isoform X4 — protein sequence MASRRKSSTPCMLPPQDALRSDGDAADADGVSRPLSAEGGYECECCDFRTKTLNLFTVHLASEHPDVDADVCDYRTGSYDMLAKHNARRRPGQDKFTHTVARRSSQTDDRRTLDDPASDDRSGETGDSGAEYDTRRKDAAPRKTEDGGSEGRKGIALSKMPIMRSRAEPKKFTASHKTLAEHVIKVESEDEYEDPPALSPAPPALVTAPPPPGPVSAPLQIQAGPQSFAVNGHNVLQIKGALPAGALPAGTLAQVLSALQKQNQSQLLIPISSIPAYNAAMDNNVLLLGAYNRFPYPSPSEIVALASQTKFSEENVKVWFSAQRLKHGVSWTPEEVEDARRKRSNGTVQTLRQSVPQTITVIPANMAANGVHSIFQTCQIVGQPGLVLAQVGGGAAVANVPVAAPVALTVAGVPGNLRKAAEASAESRAETSSSSAALDSASKPKKSKEQLAELKASYGRRQFATDAEISRLMQVTGLSKRAIKKWFSDTRYNQRNSRDVHHDSGRADKDDARDDPASSAAAIVIDSSDDAGDFSPTSAPASRERRAKFRHAFPDFTPQKFKEKTSGQLAILESSFRKCDMPSDDELTRLRAQTKLTRREVNAWFSDRRKGAAPPSPASPPPTGRRVLKKTPAQLDILKKAFLRSRWPTAEEYDKMAEDCGLPRNYVVNWFGDTRYAAKNSNLKWFDLYHSGKVDETSLDGPARMPKKPRKRFRGWSRRTRRACAGKPDMHAPGEAKSAKAFPGTYFLQRRVGSEARPDHSASKSDTSERRPADEGKERLRDHRREGEEREEEAASEGGAEAKDLRRDADEEMIQEPSPRGSQSECQTLCIQQMSDSRSSRQCRQKEADLAACSPHGTAEDQRTLIS from the exons ATGGCGAGCCGCAGGAAGTCCAGCACGCCGTGCATGCTTCCGCCTCAAGACGCGCTCCGCTCGGACGGCGACGCCGCGGACGCGGACGGCGTCTCCCGGCCGCTGTCGGCGGAGGGAGGATACGAGTGCGAGTGCTGCGACTTCAGGACCAAAACGCTCAACCTGTTCACCGTGCACTTGGCCTCGGAGCATCCCGACGTGGACGCCGACGTGTGCGACTACCGCACCGGGAG CTACGACATGCTCGCGAAGCACAACGCACGGCGTCGCCCGGGCCAGGACAagttcacacacacagtggcgCGACGGAGCTCCCAGACGGACGACCGGCGGACCCTCGACGACCCGGCCTCTGATGACCGCTCGGGCGAGACGGGGGACAGCGGGGCGGAGTACGACACCCGGCGTAAAGACGCGGCCCCTCGTAAGACGGAGGATGGCGGGAGCGAGGGGCGTAAAGGGATCGCCCTCAGCAAGATGCCCATCATGAGGAGCCGGGCGGAGCCCAAGAAGTTCACCGCCTCGCACAAAACGCTCGCGGAACATGTCATCAAGGTGGAGAGCGAGGACGAGTACGAAGATCCGCCCGCTCTGTCACCTGCCCCTCCGGCCCTTGTGACCGCCCCCCCTCCGCCGGGCCCCGTGTCTGCGCCGCTTCAAATCCAGGCGGGGCCGCAGAGTTTCGCGGTCAACGGCCACAACGTGCTGCAAATCAAAGGCGCCCTCCCGGCCGGCGCCCTCCCGGCCGGCACCCTGGCCCAGGTTCTGTCGGCGTTGCAGAAGCAGAATCAGAGTCAGCTCCTTATCCCCATCAGCAGCATCCCGGCCTACAACGCCGCCATGGACAACAACGTCCTTCTGCTGGGCGCCTACAACAG GTTTCCCTATCCGTCCCCGTCGGAGATTGTGGCGCTGGCGTCGCAGACCAAGTTCAGCGAGGAGAACGTCAAAGTGTGGTTCTCCGCCCAGAGGCTGAAACACGGCGTCAGCTGGACGCCGGAGGAG GTGGAGGACGCGCGCAGGAAGAGGTCCAACGGAACCGTCCAGACGCTCCGTCAAAGCGTCCCTCAGACGATCACCGTCATCCccgccaacatggccgccaacgGCGTGCACTCCATCTTCCAGACGTGTCAGATCGTCGGCCAGCCGGGCCTCGTCTTGGCGCAGGTCGGCGGCGGGGCGGCGGTCGCCAATGTTCCCGTGGCGGCCCCCGTTGCGCTGACCGTCGCCGGCGTCCCCGGGAACCTACGGAAAGCCGCGGAAGCCTCCGCCGAGTCCCGCGCGGAAACGTCATCTTCGTCCGCCGCTTTGGACTCCGCCTCCAAACCCAAAAAGTCCAAAGAGCAGCTGGCCGAGCTGAAGGCCAGCTACGGCCGGCGTCAGTTCGCCACCGACGCCGAGATCTCCCGCCTCATGCAAGTGACGGGGCTCTCCAAGCGCGCGATCAAGAAATGGTTCAGCGACACACGCTACAACCAGAGGAACTCCAGGGACGTGCACCACGACAGCGGCCGAGCCGACAAAGACGACGCCCGCGACGACCCCGCTTCCTCCGCAGCCGCCATCGTCATCGACTCCAGCGATGACGCGGGCGACTTCTCGCCGACCTCGGCCCCCGCCTCCCGGGAACGCCGCGCCAAATTCCGCCACGCCTTCCCGGATTTCACGCCCCAGAAGTTCAAGGAGAAGACTTCGGGGCAGCTCGCCATCCTGGAGTCCAGCTTCCGCAAATGCGACATGCCGTCCGACGACGAGCTGACGCGCTTGCGGGCGCAGACCAAGCTGACGCGGCGCGAAGTGAATGCCTGGTTCAGCGACAGGCGCAAGGGGGCCGCGCCCCCCTCCCCTGCCTCGCCGCCCCCCACGGGTCGCAGAGTGCTGAAGAAAACTCCGGCGCAGCTCGACATCCTAAAGAAAGCTTTTTTGCGCTCGCGGTGGCCCACGGCCGAAGAGTACGACAAGATGGCGGAGGACTGCGGTCTGCCTCGCAACTACGTGGTCAACTGGTTCGGGGACACGCGATACGCCGCCAAGAACAGCAACCTCAAGTGGTTTGACCTCTACCACAGCGGCAAG GTGGACGAGACCTCGCTGGACGGACCCGCCAGGATGCCCAAGAAGCCCAGGAAGCGTTTCCGGGGTTGGTCCAGGAGGACGCGGCGGGCGTGCGCCGGAAAACCGGACATGCACGCGCCCGGCGAG GCCAAGAGCGCGAAGGCCTTCCCGGGGACCTACTTCCTCCAGCGGCGAGTCGGGAGCGAGGCCCGCCCGGACCACTCGGCGTCCAAGTCGGACACGAGCGAGCGGCGCCCGGCCGACGAGGGGAAGGAGCGCCTGCGCGACCACCGACGGGAAGGCGAAGAGCGGGAAGAGGAGGCGGCCAGCGAAGGGGGCGCGGAGGCAAAAGACCTCCGCCGGGACGCCGACGAGGAAATGATCCAGGAACCGTCTCCTCGCGGGAGCCAATCGGAGTGCCAAAC
- the LOC133470957 gene encoding zinc fingers and homeoboxes protein 1-like isoform X6 yields the protein MASRRKSSTPCMLPPQDALRSDGDAADADGVSRPLSAEGGYECECCDFRTKTLNLFTVHLASEHPDVDADVCDYRTGSYDMLAKHNARRRPGQDKFTHTVARRSSQTDDRRTLDDPASDDRSGETGDSGAEYDTRRKDAAPRKTEDGGSEGRKGIALSKMPIMRSRAEPKKFTASHKTLAEHVIKVESEDEYEDPPALSPAPPALVTAPPPPGPVSAPLQIQAGPQSFAVNGHNVLQIKGALPAGALPAGTLAQVLSALQKQNQSQLLIPISSIPAYNAAMDNNVLLLGAYNRFPYPSPSEIVALASQTKFSEENVKVWFSAQRLKHGVSWTPEEVEDARRKRSNGTVQTLRQSVPQTITVIPANMAANGVHSIFQTCQIVGQPGLVLAQVGGGAAVANVPVAAPVALTVAGVPGNLRKAAEASAESRAETSSSSAALDSASKPKKSKEQLAELKASYGRRQFATDAEISRLMQVTGLSKRAIKKWFSDTRYNQRNSRDVHHDSGRADKDDARDDPASSAAAIVIDSSDDAGDFSPTSAPASRERRAKFRHAFPDFTPQKFKEKTSGQLAILESSFRKCDMPSDDELTRLRAQTKLTRREVNAWFSDRRKGAAPPSPASPPPTGRRVLKKTPAQLDILKKAFLRSRWPTAEEYDKMAEDCGLPRNYVVNWFGDTRYAAKNSNLKWFDLYHSGKVDETSLDGPARMPKKPRKRFRGWSRRTRRACAGKPDMHAPGEAKSAKAFPGTYFLQRRVGSEARPDHSASKSDTSERRPADEGKERLRDHRREGEEREEEAASEGGAEAKDLRRDADEEMIQEPSPRGSQSECQTCPTPAPVGSADKKKPIWLHVAHMGLLRTKER from the exons ATGGCGAGCCGCAGGAAGTCCAGCACGCCGTGCATGCTTCCGCCTCAAGACGCGCTCCGCTCGGACGGCGACGCCGCGGACGCGGACGGCGTCTCCCGGCCGCTGTCGGCGGAGGGAGGATACGAGTGCGAGTGCTGCGACTTCAGGACCAAAACGCTCAACCTGTTCACCGTGCACTTGGCCTCGGAGCATCCCGACGTGGACGCCGACGTGTGCGACTACCGCACCGGGAG CTACGACATGCTCGCGAAGCACAACGCACGGCGTCGCCCGGGCCAGGACAagttcacacacacagtggcgCGACGGAGCTCCCAGACGGACGACCGGCGGACCCTCGACGACCCGGCCTCTGATGACCGCTCGGGCGAGACGGGGGACAGCGGGGCGGAGTACGACACCCGGCGTAAAGACGCGGCCCCTCGTAAGACGGAGGATGGCGGGAGCGAGGGGCGTAAAGGGATCGCCCTCAGCAAGATGCCCATCATGAGGAGCCGGGCGGAGCCCAAGAAGTTCACCGCCTCGCACAAAACGCTCGCGGAACATGTCATCAAGGTGGAGAGCGAGGACGAGTACGAAGATCCGCCCGCTCTGTCACCTGCCCCTCCGGCCCTTGTGACCGCCCCCCCTCCGCCGGGCCCCGTGTCTGCGCCGCTTCAAATCCAGGCGGGGCCGCAGAGTTTCGCGGTCAACGGCCACAACGTGCTGCAAATCAAAGGCGCCCTCCCGGCCGGCGCCCTCCCGGCCGGCACCCTGGCCCAGGTTCTGTCGGCGTTGCAGAAGCAGAATCAGAGTCAGCTCCTTATCCCCATCAGCAGCATCCCGGCCTACAACGCCGCCATGGACAACAACGTCCTTCTGCTGGGCGCCTACAACAG GTTTCCCTATCCGTCCCCGTCGGAGATTGTGGCGCTGGCGTCGCAGACCAAGTTCAGCGAGGAGAACGTCAAAGTGTGGTTCTCCGCCCAGAGGCTGAAACACGGCGTCAGCTGGACGCCGGAGGAG GTGGAGGACGCGCGCAGGAAGAGGTCCAACGGAACCGTCCAGACGCTCCGTCAAAGCGTCCCTCAGACGATCACCGTCATCCccgccaacatggccgccaacgGCGTGCACTCCATCTTCCAGACGTGTCAGATCGTCGGCCAGCCGGGCCTCGTCTTGGCGCAGGTCGGCGGCGGGGCGGCGGTCGCCAATGTTCCCGTGGCGGCCCCCGTTGCGCTGACCGTCGCCGGCGTCCCCGGGAACCTACGGAAAGCCGCGGAAGCCTCCGCCGAGTCCCGCGCGGAAACGTCATCTTCGTCCGCCGCTTTGGACTCCGCCTCCAAACCCAAAAAGTCCAAAGAGCAGCTGGCCGAGCTGAAGGCCAGCTACGGCCGGCGTCAGTTCGCCACCGACGCCGAGATCTCCCGCCTCATGCAAGTGACGGGGCTCTCCAAGCGCGCGATCAAGAAATGGTTCAGCGACACACGCTACAACCAGAGGAACTCCAGGGACGTGCACCACGACAGCGGCCGAGCCGACAAAGACGACGCCCGCGACGACCCCGCTTCCTCCGCAGCCGCCATCGTCATCGACTCCAGCGATGACGCGGGCGACTTCTCGCCGACCTCGGCCCCCGCCTCCCGGGAACGCCGCGCCAAATTCCGCCACGCCTTCCCGGATTTCACGCCCCAGAAGTTCAAGGAGAAGACTTCGGGGCAGCTCGCCATCCTGGAGTCCAGCTTCCGCAAATGCGACATGCCGTCCGACGACGAGCTGACGCGCTTGCGGGCGCAGACCAAGCTGACGCGGCGCGAAGTGAATGCCTGGTTCAGCGACAGGCGCAAGGGGGCCGCGCCCCCCTCCCCTGCCTCGCCGCCCCCCACGGGTCGCAGAGTGCTGAAGAAAACTCCGGCGCAGCTCGACATCCTAAAGAAAGCTTTTTTGCGCTCGCGGTGGCCCACGGCCGAAGAGTACGACAAGATGGCGGAGGACTGCGGTCTGCCTCGCAACTACGTGGTCAACTGGTTCGGGGACACGCGATACGCCGCCAAGAACAGCAACCTCAAGTGGTTTGACCTCTACCACAGCGGCAAG GTGGACGAGACCTCGCTGGACGGACCCGCCAGGATGCCCAAGAAGCCCAGGAAGCGTTTCCGGGGTTGGTCCAGGAGGACGCGGCGGGCGTGCGCCGGAAAACCGGACATGCACGCGCCCGGCGAG GCCAAGAGCGCGAAGGCCTTCCCGGGGACCTACTTCCTCCAGCGGCGAGTCGGGAGCGAGGCCCGCCCGGACCACTCGGCGTCCAAGTCGGACACGAGCGAGCGGCGCCCGGCCGACGAGGGGAAGGAGCGCCTGCGCGACCACCGACGGGAAGGCGAAGAGCGGGAAGAGGAGGCGGCCAGCGAAGGGGGCGCGGAGGCAAAAGACCTCCGCCGGGACGCCGACGAGGAAATGATCCAGGAACCGTCTCCTCGCGGGAGCCAATCGGAGTGCCAAAC